In Pseudomonas sp. MTM4, one genomic interval encodes:
- a CDS encoding AEC family transporter, with amino-acid sequence MLSVAVQTLGVTAPVFVMLFIGIALKRLGWIDAAFIQTASALVFNATMPALLFISIIKADLDAALQPSLLIYYVIATVATFFLAWAWALWRCPSADRGVYVQGAFRGNNGIVGLALATSLYGDYGLSLGGVLAGVVILLYNSLSALILAIYSPGARASAGSILLSILRNPLIIGVTMAIPFTYWQIPLPDWLMTSGQYFAQMTLPLALICIGGTLSLSVLRESSGMAISASLMKMVWLPALATAGAWLVGFRDAELGILFLYFASPTASASFVMARAVNANHQLAAIIIVITTLIAALSINLGLLLLGWLGWL; translated from the coding sequence ATGCTTTCCGTTGCCGTTCAGACCCTGGGCGTTACCGCCCCGGTGTTCGTCATGTTGTTCATCGGTATAGCGCTCAAGCGGCTGGGCTGGATCGACGCTGCGTTCATTCAGACGGCATCGGCGCTGGTGTTCAACGCCACCATGCCTGCCCTACTGTTCATCTCGATCATCAAGGCCGATCTGGATGCGGCGTTGCAGCCGAGCCTGTTGATCTACTACGTCATCGCCACCGTCGCGACCTTCTTTCTCGCCTGGGCCTGGGCGCTCTGGCGTTGTCCGTCTGCCGATCGTGGCGTCTACGTTCAGGGCGCGTTTCGCGGCAATAACGGTATCGTCGGCCTGGCGCTGGCAACCAGTCTTTATGGCGATTACGGCCTGTCGCTGGGCGGTGTTCTTGCGGGCGTGGTGATACTGCTCTACAACAGCTTGTCGGCGCTGATTTTGGCGATCTACAGCCCAGGCGCGCGCGCCAGTGCTGGATCGATCCTGCTCAGCATCTTGCGCAATCCGCTGATCATCGGCGTGACGATGGCCATCCCATTTACCTATTGGCAGATTCCGCTGCCGGACTGGTTGATGACTTCCGGCCAGTATTTCGCACAGATGACCTTGCCGCTGGCGCTCATTTGCATCGGCGGCACACTGTCGCTTTCGGTCCTGCGCGAGAGCAGCGGCATGGCCATCAGCGCAAGCCTGATGAAGATGGTCTGGCTTCCTGCGCTGGCCACAGCGGGGGCTTGGCTGGTTGGCTTCCGTGACGCGGAGCTGGGCATCCTGTTCCTGTACTTCGCCAGTCCTACGGCTTCGGCAAGCTTCGTCATGGCGCGAGCGGTCAACGCCAATCATCAACTGGCGGCGATCATCATTGTGATCACCACATTGATCGCTGCGCTGAGCATCAACCTCGGGCTGTTATTGCTTGGCTGGCTGGGGTGGCTTTAA
- a CDS encoding M23 family metallopeptidase — protein MSFFTPSSRSLTRDANRVVNQHRLFGPGLALLLLLNLGTFAGGIWIGRDIEPQREAASQDEPALGSEDRFAIARVGKVVGRLKSIEADVLALQDMLGEQRILSQQLSALDPTLLPLLAPEPAVGGEGQGGVLLPPRGCSSELTLGVDSVSLDDLERTETSAHCMRVLLDGMLQRVAERNAALMAIPSRRPVGEARLGSAYGNRIDPFRKQPAFHSGVDFALRSGSDVVAAAGGRVSFAGYRGAYGKLVVIDHGNRLVTRYAHLSRLHVRVGDVVTPEQLIGAVGSTGRSTGPHLHFEVLHKGRFVDPQRFLALGDLERDSDVQAQD, from the coding sequence ATGTCGTTTTTCACACCTTCGAGCCGTTCGCTAACGCGTGATGCCAATCGCGTCGTCAACCAGCATCGCCTGTTCGGTCCAGGTCTGGCGTTGCTGCTGCTCCTCAATCTCGGAACCTTTGCCGGTGGCATTTGGATCGGACGGGATATAGAGCCTCAGCGTGAGGCCGCGAGTCAGGATGAGCCGGCCCTCGGAAGCGAAGATCGCTTCGCCATTGCGCGTGTCGGAAAAGTGGTGGGTCGGCTGAAATCCATCGAGGCCGATGTGCTCGCATTGCAGGACATGCTCGGCGAGCAGCGTATTCTGAGTCAGCAACTCTCGGCCCTCGATCCAACCCTGCTGCCCTTGCTGGCGCCGGAGCCGGCTGTTGGCGGCGAAGGGCAGGGCGGCGTGCTGCTACCGCCACGAGGATGCTCGAGTGAGCTGACATTGGGGGTCGACAGCGTATCGCTCGACGATCTGGAACGCACCGAGACGTCGGCGCACTGCATGCGTGTGTTGTTGGACGGCATGCTTCAGCGTGTGGCAGAACGCAACGCGGCGCTCATGGCGATTCCGTCCCGCCGCCCTGTCGGCGAAGCGCGCTTGGGATCGGCCTACGGTAACCGTATCGATCCGTTCAGAAAGCAACCAGCCTTCCATTCGGGCGTGGATTTCGCGTTGCGCTCCGGTTCCGACGTAGTCGCTGCGGCGGGTGGTCGGGTGAGCTTTGCCGGCTATCGCGGCGCGTACGGCAAGCTGGTGGTAATCGATCACGGCAATCGGCTGGTGACTCGCTACGCACATCTGTCGCGTCTGCACGTGCGCGTGGGCGATGTGGTAACGCCTGAGCAGCTGATCGGGGCGGTGGGTTCCACCGGGCGCTCCACTGGTCCGCATCTTCATTTCGAGGTGCTGCACAAGGGGCGATTCGTCGATCCTCAGCGCTTCCTCGCCCTTGGCGATCTAGAGCGGGACAGCGATGTTCAGGCTCAAGACTAA
- a CDS encoding polymer-forming cytoskeletal protein, with product MFDKKKPAPKVAVDQFSSLISGNVSLAGDMAFEEGLKISGTVTGNVCHKPGTHSLLALSADGRIEGNVSSYDALIDGVIVGDLVVEHLLELHSNARVCGNIRYRQLSMENGAVVDGTLSRMSDEEETAQVFELPRSQAREG from the coding sequence ATGTTCGACAAGAAGAAGCCGGCGCCGAAAGTCGCCGTCGACCAGTTCTCCAGTCTGATTTCCGGCAATGTCTCGCTGGCCGGCGATATGGCGTTCGAGGAAGGGCTGAAAATCAGCGGCACGGTGACAGGCAACGTCTGCCACAAGCCTGGAACGCACAGCCTGCTGGCATTGAGCGCCGACGGCCGGATCGAGGGTAATGTCAGCAGTTACGATGCGCTGATCGACGGCGTCATCGTAGGCGATCTGGTGGTCGAGCACCTGCTCGAACTGCATTCCAACGCTCGGGTCTGCGGGAATATCCGCTACCGTCAGCTGAGCATGGAAAACGGCGCCGTAGTCGACGGCACGCTCAGCCGGATGAGTGACGAAGAAGAGACCGCGCAGGTTTTCGAACTGCCGCGGTCTCAGGCTCGCGAAGGTTGA
- a CDS encoding calcium/sodium antiporter yields MSLMTFVYLIAGLVLLVAGAEVLVRGAAKLAAQFGIPPLIIGLTVVAFGTSAPETAVSVQASLNGSGDIAIGNVLGSNIANVLLILGMTALVAPLIVSRQLIRLDVPIMIGASLVTYALAWDGSLSRLDGALLFAAVVGYTLFLIISSRKANAAATADDEFAKEFGLEAQPKPYAGLINAGLVVVGLILLVVGSNFLVEGAVSLARALGLSELVIGLTVIAVGTSLPELATSILAAIRGERDIAVGNIVGSNIFNLLCVLGLASMVSPEAITVAASALAFDFPVMIAVALACLPIFFTGYAINRWEGLLFLAYYVAYTVYLVMASTGRPFAETFGDAMIGYALPLTAVTLLVIASRAWKKQRQ; encoded by the coding sequence GTGTCCCTGATGACGTTCGTCTACTTGATAGCTGGCCTGGTGCTTCTCGTTGCCGGTGCCGAAGTGCTGGTACGCGGCGCGGCCAAACTGGCAGCGCAATTCGGCATTCCCCCGTTGATCATCGGCCTGACGGTGGTTGCATTCGGCACCAGTGCACCGGAGACGGCTGTGAGCGTGCAGGCTTCGCTGAACGGCAGCGGCGACATCGCCATCGGTAACGTACTCGGCAGCAACATCGCCAACGTTCTGCTGATTCTTGGTATGACCGCGCTGGTCGCGCCGCTCATCGTTTCACGCCAGCTGATCCGCCTCGACGTACCGATCATGATTGGCGCCAGCCTGGTCACCTACGCCCTGGCCTGGGACGGCTCGCTGAGCCGCCTCGATGGCGCCCTGCTGTTTGCCGCCGTCGTCGGCTACACCCTATTTCTGATCATCAGCAGTCGGAAGGCCAATGCAGCCGCAACCGCAGATGATGAGTTCGCCAAAGAATTCGGTCTCGAAGCGCAGCCCAAACCTTATGCCGGCCTGATCAACGCTGGCCTGGTCGTTGTAGGACTCATCCTGTTGGTGGTGGGCTCCAACTTCCTGGTGGAGGGCGCCGTGTCCCTGGCCCGCGCGCTGGGCTTGTCAGAGTTGGTAATCGGCTTGACGGTGATCGCCGTCGGCACCTCGCTGCCCGAATTGGCCACCTCGATCCTGGCCGCCATCCGTGGTGAGCGCGACATCGCCGTAGGCAATATCGTCGGCAGCAATATCTTCAACCTGCTCTGCGTTCTGGGACTGGCGTCGATGGTGTCCCCCGAAGCGATCACGGTGGCTGCCAGCGCACTGGCCTTTGACTTCCCGGTAATGATTGCGGTGGCGCTGGCGTGCCTGCCGATCTTCTTCACCGGCTACGCCATCAACCGCTGGGAGGGCTTGCTGTTCCTGGCCTATTACGTGGCGTATACGGTGTATCTGGTAATGGCCAGCACTGGACGACCGTTTGCTGAAACCTTTGGTGATGCGATGATCGGCTATGCCTTACCACTGACCGCAGTGACGTTATTAGTTATCGCCAGCCGGGCCTGGAAGAAACAGCGCCAATAG
- a CDS encoding calcium/sodium antiporter, with protein sequence MSLMIFAYLIGGLILLVLGAESLVRGASQLAARFGISPLIIGLTVVAFGTSAPETAVSVQAALNGSGDIAVGNVIGSNIANILLILGLSALVAPLLVSRQLVRLDVPIMIGAGILTFALAWDGDLSRLDGGVLVAFLLLYTTFLVIASRREKKSERPDEFAIEYGPADQPKPLGWLIQLSMVLLGLILLVAGSNLLIDGAVALARALGLSELVIGLTVIAVGTSMPELATSLLAVYRGERDIAVGNVVGSCIFNLLLVLGAGALVSAGGLSISPNALAFDLPVMLAVFGACLPIFFSGYRINRWEGAMFFGYYLAYTLYLVMFSTGLPSISLLRHAMTWYVLPLTAITLFVIFLRAWKHQR encoded by the coding sequence ATGAGTTTGATGATTTTCGCCTACCTGATTGGCGGATTGATATTACTGGTGCTGGGCGCCGAATCCTTGGTGCGCGGCGCCTCGCAGCTTGCGGCACGCTTCGGTATCTCGCCACTGATCATCGGTCTGACCGTCGTCGCGTTCGGCACCAGCGCACCGGAAACGGCTGTCAGCGTTCAAGCCGCCTTGAACGGCAGCGGCGACATCGCGGTTGGCAATGTGATCGGCAGCAATATCGCCAACATCCTGCTGATTCTCGGACTGTCCGCGCTGGTGGCGCCGCTGCTGGTGTCGCGCCAACTGGTACGCCTGGACGTACCGATAATGATCGGCGCTGGCATACTGACCTTCGCCCTCGCATGGGACGGCGATCTCAGTCGGCTGGACGGCGGCGTTCTGGTTGCCTTTCTGCTGCTCTATACAACCTTTCTAGTCATTGCCAGCAGGCGCGAGAAAAAGAGCGAACGGCCCGACGAGTTCGCTATCGAATACGGCCCTGCAGACCAGCCGAAACCACTCGGCTGGCTGATTCAACTGTCGATGGTACTGCTCGGGCTGATCCTGCTGGTGGCAGGGTCGAACCTGCTGATTGACGGCGCGGTGGCTCTGGCAAGGGCGCTGGGCCTGTCGGAGCTGGTGATCGGTCTCACGGTGATTGCAGTCGGCACTTCCATGCCCGAGCTGGCAACCTCGCTGCTGGCGGTGTATCGCGGAGAGCGTGATATTGCCGTCGGCAATGTAGTGGGCAGCTGCATTTTCAACCTCCTGCTGGTGCTTGGCGCCGGGGCACTGGTTTCGGCTGGCGGCTTATCCATTTCACCCAATGCACTAGCCTTCGATTTGCCCGTCATGCTCGCCGTATTTGGTGCCTGCCTACCGATCTTTTTCTCCGGTTACCGGATCAATCGCTGGGAGGGCGCCATGTTTTTCGGCTATTACTTGGCGTACACGCTCTATCTCGTGATGTTTTCCACCGGCCTGCCGTCTATCAGCCTGTTACGCCATGCAATGACTTGGTACGTATTGCCCTTGACCGCCATCACGCTTTTCGTGATCTTTCTGCGCGCTTGGAAACACCAGCGCTGA
- a CDS encoding septal ring lytic transglycosylase RlpA family protein produces MRTRPLLVPLLLALIGGCAEDQSNDQKVKSTFTQQGKASYYARSFHGEQTASGTIFNQNELVAAHQTLPFGTQVKVTNLENGKKVTVRIVDRGPFKPGRIIDLSRVAAGKLDLLEDGVVNVEIETVD; encoded by the coding sequence ATGCGTACCAGACCGCTGCTTGTTCCACTGCTGCTCGCCCTGATCGGCGGCTGCGCCGAAGACCAGAGCAACGACCAGAAAGTCAAAAGCACCTTCACCCAGCAGGGCAAGGCCTCCTATTACGCTCGTAGCTTTCATGGCGAGCAGACCGCTAGCGGCACGATCTTCAATCAGAACGAACTGGTCGCCGCGCACCAGACCCTGCCATTTGGCACCCAGGTGAAAGTGACCAATCTGGAGAATGGCAAAAAGGTAACGGTGCGTATCGTCGACCGAGGTCCGTTCAAGCCGGGACGCATTATCGACCTGTCGCGGGTTGCGGCCGGCAAGCTCGATCTGCTCGAAGACGGTGTAGTCAACGTAGAAATCGAAACGGTCGACTGA
- the gatB gene encoding Asp-tRNA(Asn)/Glu-tRNA(Gln) amidotransferase subunit GatB translates to MQWETVIGLEIHAQLSTQSKIFSGSATTFGAEPNTQASLVDLGMPGTLPVLNAEAVRMACKFGLAINAEIAEKNVFARKNYFYPDLPKGYQTSQMDHPIVGKGFLDITLEDGTTRRIGITRAHLEEDAGKSLHEDFHGMSGIDLNRAGTPLLEIVSEPDIRSAKEAVAYVKAMHSLVRYLGICDGNMAEGSLRCDCNVSVRPKGQAEFGTRAEIKNVNSFRFIEKAINHEVQRQIELIEDGGKVVQETRLYDPNKDETRSMRSKEEANDYRYFPCPDLLPVVIEQSFLDDIRASLPELPVQKRERFQREFGLSAYDADVLAASRELADYFEQVNATCGDAKLSANWVMGELSSLLNKDGLEIDQSPVSAAQLGGMIVRIKDDTISGKIAKMVFEAMASGEGSADEIIEKKGLKQVTDSGAIEAMLDEVLAANAEQVEQYRASDEARRGKMFGFFVGQAMKASKGKANPGQVNQLLKRKLEG, encoded by the coding sequence ATGCAATGGGAAACCGTGATCGGGCTGGAAATTCACGCACAGCTCTCGACCCAATCGAAGATTTTCTCCGGCAGCGCTACCACTTTCGGCGCCGAACCCAACACTCAGGCCAGCCTGGTTGATCTGGGCATGCCCGGCACGCTGCCGGTGCTCAACGCCGAAGCCGTGCGCATGGCCTGCAAATTCGGCCTGGCGATCAATGCCGAGATTGCCGAGAAGAACGTTTTCGCGCGCAAGAACTACTTCTACCCGGACCTCCCCAAGGGCTATCAGACCAGCCAGATGGACCACCCCATCGTCGGCAAGGGCTTTCTCGACATCACCTTGGAAGACGGCACTACCAGGCGCATCGGCATCACCCGTGCGCATCTGGAAGAAGATGCCGGCAAGAGCCTGCACGAAGACTTCCACGGCATGAGCGGCATCGACCTGAACCGCGCCGGCACGCCGCTGCTGGAAATCGTATCCGAGCCGGACATTCGTTCGGCCAAGGAAGCGGTCGCTTATGTGAAAGCCATGCACTCGCTGGTGCGCTACCTGGGCATCTGCGACGGCAACATGGCCGAGGGCTCGCTGCGCTGCGACTGCAACGTCTCGGTACGGCCCAAGGGGCAGGCCGAGTTCGGTACCCGCGCAGAAATCAAGAACGTCAACTCCTTCCGCTTCATCGAAAAGGCCATCAACCACGAGGTGCAGCGCCAGATCGAACTGATCGAGGACGGCGGTAAGGTGGTTCAGGAAACTCGCCTGTACGACCCGAACAAGGACGAGACGCGCTCCATGCGCAGCAAGGAGGAAGCCAACGACTACCGTTACTTCCCCTGCCCCGACCTGCTACCGGTGGTGATCGAGCAGAGCTTTCTCGACGATATCCGTGCCAGCCTGCCGGAACTACCGGTACAGAAGCGCGAGCGCTTCCAGCGCGAATTCGGGCTGTCCGCCTATGACGCTGACGTCCTGGCTGCCAGCCGCGAGCTGGCCGATTACTTCGAGCAGGTCAATGCAACCTGCGGCGATGCCAAGCTGTCCGCCAACTGGGTGATGGGCGAGCTGTCCAGCCTGCTCAACAAGGATGGGCTGGAGATTGACCAGTCGCCGGTATCCGCCGCACAGCTGGGCGGCATGATCGTGCGCATCAAGGACGACACCATCAGCGGCAAAATCGCCAAGATGGTGTTCGAGGCGATGGCCTCCGGCGAAGGCTCGGCTGACGAGATCATCGAGAAGAAAGGCCTCAAGCAAGTCACCGACTCCGGCGCCATCGAGGCGATGCTGGACGAGGTGCTGGCGGCCAACGCCGAGCAGGTCGAGCAGTACCGCGCCAGCGACGAAGCCAGGCGCGGCAAAATGTTCGGCTTCTTCGTCGGGCAAGCGATGAAGGCATCGAAAGGCAAGGCCAACCCTGGCCAGGTGAACCAGCTGCTCAAACGCAAACTCGAGGGCTGA
- the gatA gene encoding Asp-tRNA(Asn)/Glu-tRNA(Gln) amidotransferase subunit GatA, producing MHQLTLAEIARALADKRFSAEELTRSLLERIQTLDPQLNSFITVTEEQAVAQAQAADARRANGENGALLGAPIGHKDLFCTQGVRTSCGSKILDSFKSPYDATVVERLAAAGAVSLGKLNMDEFAMGSANESSFYGAVKNPWDLTRVPGGSSGGSAAAVAARLIPAATGSDTGGSIRQPAALTNLTGIKPTYGRVSRWGMIAYASSLDQGGPLARTAEDCALMLGAMAGFDSKDSTSVDQPLDDYLAALSQPLAGLRIGLPKEYFGEGLDPKIATAVMTVVEELKKLGATVKDISLPNMQHAIPSYYVIAPAEASSNLSRFDGVRFGYRCENPADLTDLYKRSRAEGFGDEVKRRIMVGTYALSAGYYDAYYLKAQKIRRLIKSDFVSAFNEVDVILGPTTPNLAWKLGEKNADPVSAYLEDIYTITANLAGIPGLSMPAGFIDGLPVGVQLLAPYFQEARLLNVAHQYQQVSDWHLRAPAGF from the coding sequence ATGCATCAACTGACCCTCGCCGAGATCGCCCGCGCCCTGGCCGACAAGCGCTTTTCCGCCGAAGAGCTGACTCGCTCGCTGCTCGAACGCATCCAGACGCTCGATCCGCAATTGAACAGTTTCATCACCGTGACCGAAGAGCAGGCCGTTGCCCAGGCTCAGGCGGCCGACGCACGCCGTGCCAATGGCGAGAATGGCGCGCTGCTGGGTGCGCCAATCGGTCACAAGGATCTTTTCTGTACCCAGGGGGTGCGTACCAGCTGCGGATCGAAGATCCTCGACAGTTTCAAGTCCCCCTATGACGCCACCGTTGTCGAGCGGCTCGCCGCAGCCGGTGCGGTCTCGCTGGGCAAGCTGAACATGGACGAATTCGCCATGGGCTCGGCCAACGAATCGAGCTTTTATGGGGCGGTGAAAAACCCTTGGGACCTGACCCGCGTGCCGGGCGGCTCCTCGGGTGGTTCCGCCGCTGCGGTGGCGGCGCGCTTGATACCCGCCGCGACTGGCAGCGACACGGGCGGTTCGATCCGCCAGCCCGCCGCGCTGACCAACCTCACCGGCATCAAGCCCACCTACGGCCGTGTGTCGCGCTGGGGCATGATCGCTTATGCCTCCAGTCTCGATCAGGGCGGCCCGCTGGCCCGCACCGCCGAGGACTGCGCGCTGATGCTCGGCGCCATGGCCGGTTTCGACTCGAAGGATTCCACCAGCGTCGACCAACCGCTGGACGATTACCTTGCCGCGCTTAGCCAGCCGCTCGCCGGCCTGCGTATCGGCCTGCCGAAGGAATACTTCGGCGAAGGCCTCGATCCCAAGATCGCCACTGCGGTGATGACGGTGGTCGAAGAACTGAAGAAGCTCGGCGCCACGGTGAAGGACATCAGCCTGCCGAACATGCAGCACGCCATTCCTTCCTATTATGTGATCGCGCCCGCCGAAGCCAGCTCCAACCTGTCGCGCTTCGATGGCGTGCGTTTCGGTTACCGCTGCGAGAATCCAGCGGACCTCACCGATCTCTACAAGCGGTCGCGCGCCGAAGGTTTCGGTGACGAGGTCAAGCGCCGAATCATGGTTGGCACCTATGCATTATCCGCCGGCTACTACGATGCCTATTACCTGAAGGCGCAGAAGATCCGTCGCCTGATCAAGAGCGACTTCGTCAGCGCCTTCAATGAAGTCGACGTGATTCTCGGCCCGACCACGCCGAACCTGGCCTGGAAGCTCGGCGAAAAGAACGCCGATCCGGTCTCGGCCTATCTGGAAGACATCTACACCATCACCGCCAACCTCGCCGGCATTCCGGGCCTGTCCATGCCGGCCGGTTTCATCGACGGTCTGCCGGTGGGCGTACAGCTTCTGGCGCCCTACTTCCAGGAAGCGCGCCTGCTCAACGTGGCGCACCAGTATCAACAGGTCAGCGACTGGCACCTGCGCGCCCCGGCCGGATTCTGA
- the gatC gene encoding Asp-tRNA(Asn)/Glu-tRNA(Gln) amidotransferase subunit GatC — MALERSEVEKIAHLARLGLNEDDLPRTTETLNNILGLIDRMQAVDTNGIEPLAHPLETSQRLRADEVTERNQRDSYQAIAPAVEDGLYLVPRVIE, encoded by the coding sequence ATGGCGCTTGAACGCTCCGAGGTGGAAAAGATCGCTCATCTGGCCCGCCTGGGTCTGAATGAAGACGACCTGCCCCGCACCACCGAGACCCTGAACAACATCCTCGGCCTGATCGACCGCATGCAAGCCGTCGACACCAACGGCATCGAGCCGCTGGCGCACCCGCTGGAAACTAGCCAGCGCCTGCGTGCGGACGAGGTCACAGAACGCAACCAGCGCGACAGCTACCAGGCGATCGCACCGGCCGTGGAAGACGGGTTGTATCTGGTCCCGCGGGTGATCGAGTAA
- the mreB gene encoding rod shape-determining protein MreB, translated as MFKKLRGMFSSDLSIDLGTANTLIYVRDRGIVLNEPSVVAIRSHGNQKSVVAVGTDAKRMLGRTPGNINAIRPMKDGVIADFSVCEKMLQYFINKVHENSFLQPSPRVLICVPCKSTQVERRAIRESALGAGAREVFLIEEPMAAAIGAGLPVDEARGSMVVDIGGGTTEIALISLNGVVYAESVRVGGDRFDESIVTYVRRNYGSLIGESTAERIKQEIGTAFPSTDVREVDVRGRNLAEGVPRSFTLNSNEVLEALQESLATIVQAVKSALEQSPPELASDIAERGLVLTGGGALLRDLDKLLAQETGLPVIVAEEPLTCVARGGGRALEMMDRHAMDLLSTE; from the coding sequence ATGTTCAAGAAACTGCGTGGCATGTTTTCCAGCGATTTGTCGATCGACCTGGGCACTGCCAATACCCTTATTTATGTGCGCGATCGCGGCATCGTCCTGAACGAGCCGTCAGTGGTTGCCATTCGTTCTCACGGCAACCAGAAAAGCGTCGTCGCGGTGGGTACCGACGCCAAACGCATGCTCGGTCGTACCCCCGGCAACATCAACGCCATCCGCCCGATGAAAGACGGTGTGATCGCGGACTTCAGCGTCTGTGAAAAAATGCTGCAGTACTTCATCAACAAAGTTCACGAGAACAGCTTCCTGCAGCCCAGCCCACGCGTGCTGATCTGCGTTCCTTGCAAATCCACTCAGGTCGAGCGCCGTGCGATCCGTGAATCGGCTCTCGGTGCTGGTGCGCGTGAAGTATTCCTGATCGAAGAACCAATGGCTGCGGCCATTGGCGCCGGCCTGCCGGTCGACGAAGCGCGCGGTTCGATGGTCGTCGATATCGGCGGCGGTACCACCGAGATTGCGCTGATCTCTCTCAATGGCGTGGTCTACGCCGAATCCGTCCGTGTCGGCGGCGATCGTTTCGACGAATCCATCGTCACTTACGTGCGACGCAACTACGGCAGCCTGATCGGCGAATCCACTGCCGAACGCATCAAGCAGGAAATCGGCACCGCCTTCCCCAGCACCGATGTGCGTGAAGTCGACGTTCGCGGTCGCAACCTGGCTGAAGGCGTGCCGCGCAGCTTCACGCTCAACTCCAACGAGGTGCTCGAGGCCCTGCAGGAATCCCTGGCGACCATCGTCCAGGCGGTAAAAAGCGCGTTGGAGCAATCGCCACCGGAACTGGCCTCCGATATCGCCGAGCGCGGTCTGGTGCTTACCGGTGGTGGCGCTCTGTTGCGCGATCTGGACAAGCTACTGGCACAGGAGACCGGTCTGCCGGTGATCGTCGCCGAAGAGCCGCTGACCTGCGTAGCGCGTGGCGGTGGCCGGGCGCTGGAAATGATGGATCGTCACGCCATGGATCTTTTGTCCACGGAGTGA
- the mreC gene encoding rod shape-determining protein MreC: MLGVRLLVLSVLCVVLMVVDARFETLKPLRSQMGLVLTPFYWLADLPVRTWQRATEQLTSSTSLVAENEKLKAEALLMQRRLQKLATLTEQNVRLRELLNSAALVDDKVIVGELIGLDPNPFTHRILIDKGERDGVFLGQPVLDASGLMGQVVEVMPYAARVLLLTDVTHSIPVQVNRNGLRAIAVGTGSPDYLELRHVAETADIKEGDLLVSSGLGQRFPSGYPVAQVTEVVRGSGQPFLIVRAIPTAMLNRSRYLLLVFSDSRTPEERATDAAQAQETADREAADSGESATAAPAEAESDAQTPDAAVAPNETPPNGEERP, encoded by the coding sequence CTGCTCGGAGTGCGCCTGCTGGTGCTTTCCGTGCTCTGTGTCGTGTTGATGGTGGTGGATGCACGCTTCGAGACGCTCAAACCCTTGCGCAGCCAGATGGGGCTGGTGCTGACGCCCTTTTACTGGCTAGCCGATCTGCCAGTGCGAACCTGGCAGCGGGCCACGGAGCAGCTCACCAGCAGCACCAGCCTGGTCGCCGAGAACGAGAAGCTCAAGGCCGAGGCGTTGTTGATGCAGCGGCGCCTGCAGAAGCTGGCGACGCTGACCGAGCAGAACGTGCGGTTGCGCGAGTTGCTCAACTCCGCCGCACTGGTCGATGACAAGGTGATCGTCGGTGAGTTGATCGGACTCGATCCCAATCCTTTCACGCACCGCATTCTGATCGACAAGGGCGAGCGTGACGGCGTGTTCCTTGGCCAGCCGGTGCTCGACGCCAGTGGCTTGATGGGGCAGGTCGTCGAAGTGATGCCCTATGCCGCCAGGGTGCTGTTGCTGACGGACGTGACCCACAGCATCCCGGTGCAGGTCAACCGTAACGGGCTGCGGGCCATTGCGGTTGGCACCGGTAGCCCGGACTACCTGGAGTTGCGCCACGTTGCCGAGACGGCTGATATCAAGGAAGGCGATCTGTTGGTCAGTTCCGGGCTGGGGCAGCGTTTTCCCAGCGGCTATCCGGTCGCTCAGGTCACCGAAGTGGTGCGCGGCTCCGGCCAGCCTTTCCTGATCGTCCGCGCCATTCCCACCGCCATGCTCAACCGCAGCCGCTATCTGCTGCTGGTCTTCAGCGATTCGCGAACGCCAGAAGAACGTGCTACCGACGCAGCGCAGGCGCAGGAGACGGCGGATCGCGAGGCGGCCGATTCAGGCGAATCAGCGACGGCCGCACCCGCCGAGGCTGAATCCGACGCTCAAACACCCGATGCCGCGGTCGCGCCGAACGAAACACCGCCGAATGGCGAGGAGCGGCCATGA